GACAGCAGCACGACACGAAGAGGACGAGAGAGACCTATGGCGGGACAGAAGATCCGCATCAGGCTCAAGGCCTATGACCACGAGGTGATCGACACCTCGGCGCGCAAGATCGTGGACACCGTCACCCGTACGGGTGCCAAGGTCGCCGGCCCCGTGCCGCTGCCGACCGAGAAGAACGTGTACTGCGTCATCCGCTCGCCCCACAAGTACAAGGACTCGCGCGAGCACTTCGAGATGCGCACCCACAAGCGGCTGATCGACATCATCGACCCCACGCCGAAGACCGTCGACTCCCTGATGCGCCTCGACCTCCCCGCCGGTGTCGACATCGAGATCAAGCTCTGAGGCTCTGACATGACTGTTGAACGAAACGTGAAGGGGCTGCTGGGCACCAAGCTCGGCATGACCCAGCTGTGGGACGAGAACAACCGCATCGTCCCGGTCACCGTCGTCGCGGCGTCCACCAACGTCGTCACCCAGGTGCGCAAGCCCGAGAGCGACGGCTACAACGCCATCCAGGTCGGGTACGGCGAGATCGACGGCCGCAAGGTCACCAAGCCGGAGGCCGGCCAGTTCGTCCGCGCCGGCGTCTCCCCCCGCCGCCACGTGGTCGAGATCCGGACCGCCGACGCCGGCTCGTACACCGTGGGCCAGGAGCTCGCCGTCGACACCTTCGCCCCGGGCGAGGAGATCGACGTGACCGGCACCAGCAAGGGCAAGGGCTTCGCCGGTGTGATGAAGCGACACGGCTTCCACGGCGTCGGCGCCTCGCACGGCGCCCACCGCAACCACCGCAAGCCGGGCTCCATCGGTGCCTGCGCCACCCCCGGTCGCGTCTTCAAGGGCGTCCGGATGGCCGGTCGCATGGGCAACGAGACCGTCACCACCCAGAACGTCACCGTCCACGCGGTCGACGCCGAGAAGGGCCTGATCCTGCTCAAGGGCGCCGTTCCCGGCCCCAAGGGCGGGCTGATCGTGCTCCGCTCGGCCGCCAAGCGGACCGCACCCGCCGAGGAGGCCTGACCATGGCGAGCACCACGAAGAAGGCTGCCGCGAAGAAGGCGCCCGCGGCCAAGACCACGGGCACCACCTCGGTCGTGGCCGTCGACCTGCCCGCCGAGATCTTCGACGTCGAGGTCAACATTCCGCTGATCCACCAGGTCGTGGTGGCCCAGCAGGCGGCCGCCCGCCAGGGCACGCACGCCACCAAACGCCGCGGCGACGTCCGCGGTGGTGGCCGCAAGCCCTACAAGCAGAAGGGCACCGGCCGCGCCCGTCAGGGCTCGACCCGCGCTCCGCAGTTCGCCGGCGGCGGTGTCGTCCACGGCCCGCAGCCGCGCAGCTACGCCCAGCGCACCCCCAAGAAGATGATCGCCGCCGCCCTGCGCGGTGCGCTCTCCGACCGGGCCCGGGACGGCCGCATCCACGTCGTGGAGTCGCTCGTCACCGGGGAGACCCCCTCGACCAAGGCGGCCCTGGCCGCTCTGGCCGGCGTGGTGGCCGACCGGGCGAACTTCCTGGTCGTGCTCGAGCGTTCCGACGCCGTCACCTGGCTGTCGCTGCGCAACGCGCACGAGGTGCACATCCTGGCCGTCGACCAGGTCAACACCTACGACGTGCTGGCCTCCGACGACATCGTGTTCACCCGCGGTGCCTACGAGGCGTTCGTGAACGGCACCGCTTCGGCGACTGCCCGCCCGGCCACCATCGTCGAAGCGCCGGCCGCTGACGCGGAGTCCCCGGCTGCGGCCGAGACGCCCGTCGAGGCCGAGGCCGAGACGGTCGTCGCCGAGGATGCCAAGCCGGAGCTGCCCCAGGGCGCGAAGCTGCCGCTGAAGAGTGGTGGCGCCCCCAAGGGCTACGACGTCAAGGGCAACGCCGACTCGGGTCTGTACCACGAGCCCGACGGCCAGTGGTACGACGCCACGGTGGCGGAGTTCTACTTCAAGACCGCCGAGGACGCCGAGGCAGCGGGCTTCACCCGCGCCGGCGGCGCCGCTGAAGGGGAGGACCAGAAGTGAGCACCCTGCACAAGGACCACCGCGACGTCCTGCTCGCCCCGGTGGTGTCGGAGAAGAGCTACGGCCTCCTCGACGCCAACAAGTACACCTTCCTGGTGCACCCGGACGCCAACAAGACCGAGATCAAGATCGCGGTCGAGAAGGTCTTCGGCGTCAAGGTCACCTCGGTGAACACCATCAACCGCCAGGGCAAGACGCGTCGTACCCGGACCGGTCTGGGCAAGCGCAAGAACACCAAGCGCGCCATCGTCAGCCTCGCCGAGGGCCACCGCATCGACATCTTCGGAGGTCCGGTCTCCTGACCGGGCTCCTGACTAGGACGAGAAACCATGGCTATCCGCAAGTACAAGCCGACCACCCCGGGCCGTCGTGGCTCCTCGGTGGCCGACTTCGTCGAGATCACCCGGACCACGCCGGAGAAGTCGCTGACGCGTCCGCTGCCCAAGAAGGGCGGCCGCAACAACCAGGGCCGGATCACCACCCGGCACCAGGGCGGCGGCCACAAGCGGGCCTACCGCATCATCGACTTCCGTCGCTACGACAAGGACGGCGTGCCCTGCAAGGTCGCGCACATCGAGTACGACCCCAACCGCACGGCCCGGATCGCGCTGCTGCACTACGCCGACGGCGAGAAGCGCTACATCGTGGCGCCCAAGGACCTCTTCCAGGGCATGGCCCTGGAGTCCGGCCCCAACGCCGACATCAAGGTGGGCAACAACCTGCCGCTGCGCAACATCCCGGTCGGTACCACCAT
This genomic window from Nocardioides cynanchi contains:
- the rplB gene encoding 50S ribosomal protein L2, which translates into the protein MAIRKYKPTTPGRRGSSVADFVEITRTTPEKSLTRPLPKKGGRNNQGRITTRHQGGGHKRAYRIIDFRRYDKDGVPCKVAHIEYDPNRTARIALLHYADGEKRYIVAPKDLFQGMALESGPNADIKVGNNLPLRNIPVGTTIHCIEMRPGGGAKIARSAGNSAQLVAKEGSRATLRMPSGEMRFVDVRCRASIGEVGNAEQSNINWGKAGRMRWKGKRPTVRGVVMNPVDHPHGGGEGKTSGGRHPVSPWGKPEGRTRRKGKASDAQIIRRRRSGKNKKR
- the rpsJ gene encoding 30S ribosomal protein S10, whose product is MAGQKIRIRLKAYDHEVIDTSARKIVDTVTRTGAKVAGPVPLPTEKNVYCVIRSPHKYKDSREHFEMRTHKRLIDIIDPTPKTVDSLMRLDLPAGVDIEIKL
- the rplW gene encoding 50S ribosomal protein L23, whose product is MSTLHKDHRDVLLAPVVSEKSYGLLDANKYTFLVHPDANKTEIKIAVEKVFGVKVTSVNTINRQGKTRRTRTGLGKRKNTKRAIVSLAEGHRIDIFGGPVS
- the rplC gene encoding 50S ribosomal protein L3, which encodes MTVERNVKGLLGTKLGMTQLWDENNRIVPVTVVAASTNVVTQVRKPESDGYNAIQVGYGEIDGRKVTKPEAGQFVRAGVSPRRHVVEIRTADAGSYTVGQELAVDTFAPGEEIDVTGTSKGKGFAGVMKRHGFHGVGASHGAHRNHRKPGSIGACATPGRVFKGVRMAGRMGNETVTTQNVTVHAVDAEKGLILLKGAVPGPKGGLIVLRSAAKRTAPAEEA
- the rplD gene encoding 50S ribosomal protein L4 produces the protein MASTTKKAAAKKAPAAKTTGTTSVVAVDLPAEIFDVEVNIPLIHQVVVAQQAAARQGTHATKRRGDVRGGGRKPYKQKGTGRARQGSTRAPQFAGGGVVHGPQPRSYAQRTPKKMIAAALRGALSDRARDGRIHVVESLVTGETPSTKAALAALAGVVADRANFLVVLERSDAVTWLSLRNAHEVHILAVDQVNTYDVLASDDIVFTRGAYEAFVNGTASATARPATIVEAPAADAESPAAAETPVEAEAETVVAEDAKPELPQGAKLPLKSGGAPKGYDVKGNADSGLYHEPDGQWYDATVAEFYFKTAEDAEAAGFTRAGGAAEGEDQK